CGTTACCACGTTGTCGGTTGCTTTAATGGTTTTACTGGCGCGATATCTTTTAGCAACATCTTTAGAAAAACCAACTTCAATTATTATACCTTTATGAATGGCAATTGCGCCATTGGTAATGATACCCAGATTATTCATCTGCCCCGCACCCGAGCAGGGCTTATCTGAATATCCCCGAACCGTGACCAGTTCGGCCACATCGGTGATAATCAGGTCAACTTTTTTCATAAGTGATCTTCTTTCCCCGAGAATACTTCCTTTACTGATTCCGTCCGGCGAACCAGGTAAAGATAGCTTTTTAGGGACTCTCTGGCCGAACCAAAGGGCTTAAGAAATAGCTCTCTTATTTCACTTCGGCTGACGATATTCTGCATCACACCGTTATAGAGTTTATCACCCAGAATATACCCCAGTGATTGAGAAACTCCAACCCACTGATCAATATTCAAATAACTTATTTTTCTATACGTCTTCCAGTTTGAAGTGTCAATATAATCATGTTCGCGTTTCATATGTTCCAGAACAATTCGAATAATTTGACGCTCTGCATAAACCCAGGTGGGAATCACCCTTTTCCGGGCATAACGGCTAAGCAAACTCCGAAAATCGGCTTCTTTATTGCAAAGCCGCTTATGGTTTATAACTCTGGACCCGAAAAAGCCTAACGCCTCGCGAATAACATTATAATAAAAATTATCCATCGGCGACCGCTTAATCTCTGCCGGTTTACCGTTTTTATCCGTTAATGCATAATGATAATGTATCAGGTGGGCCGCTTCTTCGGACGCATGGTTCAATGAAAGGTTTGACAAACATATCAAGTTGGCTTCGCGAATGAAATAGCTTTCAGTTCGGGCCAAGTCAACCGCAATCCGTTCTTTCTCAATCGGTGAGGATAACTTTCTTCTTACTTTCTCCAGAATATCAAAATCGTGTGCCGAGCAAATAGTAAACCGATCAAGGGGTGGAACTTCCAAGTTCAAAAATTGGCATATCGCTTTAACCAGCTCGGCCATTTCTTCAGGCAAAAGAGTTCCCGGAGCTTCCCCCTGGCACCAACCCGAATGCACCGGGCATGATTTCAATTCTTCTTCCTGATACTGCCAGCTAAAACATGATTGGAAAACCATCAGCGGCGTAGAGTTCATCACGCAATAAACACCATCTTTAATCTTAACTGCTTCGGTAGTTTGCTCCAACTCCTGAGACGCCAGCTTCCAGTAAATACGCTCGGAATTCTGGCAGATAATAAGCCTCTTTAAGACAGGCAACCCTTCCTCGACAATTATTTGGTCCACTTTTTTAGGTAAATGGTTCTCGCTTATATGCAGGTCACCGAATAAAACCAGATTTAATCCTTTAGGGTTTTGGGATAACATATCGGCTATAGTTTTAGCAATAACATCGTCGCGCCGATCCAAGGAGTTTTTGCCTTTTATATCCCTGGTATTTAACCCACATACTCTGATGTTATGCTGGCGGGCAAAATCCAGAATAATCTTGTAATGATTCCAGTTAAAACCCCAAGTTTTATCGTAATTCACCTGCTTAAGGAACCCAGTTTCACTAATTCCACCGCTTAGAAATCTGTCTATTGAAGGTTGGTACTCGGCCCGGAACATTTCCAGCCCGATAACCACCGGGCGTGAAAAACCGGAATCTATGATAGGCCCAAGCATACGAACCAATGTCTTTTGCGACTGGCGCAGCGTGTGATAATCACCCAGATAAACAATATTAGATTTGATTATCTCATCAAGAAGTTCCGCCTTAGAAACCAATCTTTCGTAATAACTGGTAAGCTTTTTATAATCCTCATAATACTCATCAATCCATGGGTTGGTCAGGCAGTATTCAGCGTAAAGACTTTGTTTTATACGCTTGAGCAGTCGTTTCTGAATTTCTATCAACTCCACTCGGGGTGATATATCCTGTTTTTTGTAAGGCATAACAATAATTATATTTTATTATTGACATAATACAATAGAAATAGTATTTTGCCACAAGTTAATATGAATATAGGCAGTTTCGAAATACTCGTAATTATCCTTCTGGCCTTAATGCTTTACGGACGGCGTCTGCCCGAAATA
This Candidatus Brocadiia bacterium DNA region includes the following protein-coding sequences:
- a CDS encoding ChaN family lipoprotein encodes the protein MPYKKQDISPRVELIEIQKRLLKRIKQSLYAEYCLTNPWIDEYYEDYKKLTSYYERLVSKAELLDEIIKSNIVYLGDYHTLRQSQKTLVRMLGPIIDSGFSRPVVIGLEMFRAEYQPSIDRFLSGGISETGFLKQVNYDKTWGFNWNHYKIILDFARQHNIRVCGLNTRDIKGKNSLDRRDDVIAKTIADMLSQNPKGLNLVLFGDLHISENHLPKKVDQIIVEEGLPVLKRLIICQNSERIYWKLASQELEQTTEAVKIKDGVYCVMNSTPLMVFQSCFSWQYQEEELKSCPVHSGWCQGEAPGTLLPEEMAELVKAICQFLNLEVPPLDRFTICSAHDFDILEKVRRKLSSPIEKERIAVDLARTESYFIREANLICLSNLSLNHASEEAAHLIHYHYALTDKNGKPAEIKRSPMDNFYYNVIREALGFFGSRVINHKRLCNKEADFRSLLSRYARKRVIPTWVYAERQIIRIVLEHMKREHDYIDTSNWKTYRKISYLNIDQWVGVSQSLGYILGDKLYNGVMQNIVSRSEIRELFLKPFGSARESLKSYLYLVRRTESVKEVFSGKEDHL